A portion of the Ficedula albicollis isolate OC2 chromosome 4, FicAlb1.5, whole genome shotgun sequence genome contains these proteins:
- the APBB2 gene encoding amyloid beta A4 precursor protein-binding family B member 2 isoform X12 yields MAERKNAKAMACSSLQDRTNVTLDVPLQVDFPTPKTELVQKFHVQYLGMLPVAKPVGMDTLNSAIESLMASSSKDDWLPVTMNVADATVTVINERNEEEVMVECRVRFLSFMGVGKDIHTFAFIMDTGNQHFECHVFWCEPNAGNVSEAVQAACMLRYQKCLVARPPSQKVRPPPPPADSVTRRVTTNVKRGVLSLIDTLKQKRPVTEMP; encoded by the exons ATGGCTGAACGGAAGAATGCTAAAGCCATGGCTTGCAGCTCATTGCAAGACAGGACAAATGTCACCCTTGATGTTCCTCTGCAAG TAGATTTCCCAACACCAAAGACAGAACTGGTACAGAAGTTTCATGTCCAGTACCTGGGGATGCTGCCTGTAGCTAAACCTGTGG GAATGGATACTCTGAACAGTGCCATTGAAAGTCTAATGGCTTCCTCTAGCAAAGATGACTGGTTGCCAGTTACCATGAATGTTGCTGATGCTACTGTCACGGTCATCAATGAAAGA AATGAAGAGGAGGTCATGGTGGAGTGTCGTGTGCGGTTCCTGTCCTTCATGGGAGTAGGCAAAGACATCCACACGTTCGCCTTCATCATGGACACAGGCAACCAGCACTTTGAGTGCCATGTTTTTTGGTGTGAACCAAATGCAGGCAATGTATCAGAAGCTGTTCAGGCTGCTTGTATG TTACGGTATCAGAAGTGCTTAGTGGCCAGACCTCCTTCACAGAAAGTCCGGCCGCCCCCACCTCCTGCAGACTCGGTGACCAGAAGAGTTACAACCAACGTCAAAAGAGGAGTCTTGTCTCTCATTGACACTTTGAAACAGAAGCGCCCGGTCACTGAGATGCCGTAG